From Sporosarcina sp. Te-1, the proteins below share one genomic window:
- a CDS encoding biotin/lipoate A/B protein ligase family protein: MEKEVWHFINSGKCSPSFNMALDEALLDWHSRGDIGPVLRFYEWEPATLSIGYFQRVEKEIDMEAVKRHNLGFVRRPTGGRGVLHEHELTYSVIVREDYEDMPETVTEAYRVISGGLLEGFRNLGLQAEFSIPVTEEQNERLRKPKSAVCFDAPSWYELVVEGKKVAGSAQTRQKGVILQHGAILLSLDEEKLVSLFKFESEETRERMRKGLPEKAVAIDRLANRPITVDECIPAFAKGFESALDMTLEPLTLTASQLEYVKEIERTKYLADSWTFRK; this comes from the coding sequence ATGGAAAAAGAGGTATGGCATTTCATCAATTCCGGAAAGTGTTCGCCATCTTTTAACATGGCGCTCGACGAAGCGTTGCTTGATTGGCATAGCAGAGGGGACATCGGCCCGGTCCTGCGTTTTTATGAATGGGAGCCCGCTACGCTGTCGATTGGGTATTTCCAGCGCGTAGAAAAGGAAATCGACATGGAAGCTGTAAAACGGCATAATTTAGGATTCGTCAGACGGCCGACAGGCGGGAGAGGCGTTCTTCATGAACATGAACTGACTTACAGTGTTATCGTTCGGGAGGATTATGAGGACATGCCTGAGACGGTGACGGAAGCATATCGGGTCATTTCCGGCGGACTGTTGGAAGGGTTCCGGAATCTTGGATTGCAAGCTGAGTTTTCCATACCGGTCACTGAGGAGCAAAATGAAAGGCTGCGCAAACCGAAAAGCGCAGTCTGCTTTGATGCGCCAAGCTGGTACGAGTTAGTCGTGGAAGGGAAAAAGGTTGCAGGCAGCGCACAAACCCGCCAAAAGGGGGTTATTCTGCAACATGGCGCTATCCTGCTCAGCCTTGATGAAGAAAAGCTCGTCTCCTTATTCAAATTTGAGTCGGAAGAGACTCGGGAGCGGATGCGAAAAGGATTGCCGGAAAAGGCAGTGGCCATTGATCGGCTGGCAAACCGGCCGATTACTGTCGATGAGTGCATTCCTGCCTTTGCGAAAGGGTTTGAGTCTGCTTTAGATATGACACTTGAACCATTGACTCTTACTGCTTCGCAACTTGAATATGTGAAAGAGATCGAACGAACGAAATATTTGGCAGATTCTTGGACGTTCCGGAAGTAA
- a CDS encoding vitamin B12-dependent ribonucleotide reductase encodes MVIVSKHEEPKLDKAQLNADIAKFPQVHPITDDMKIEHSGVSRLVMIDRYSFKDTEKKTLKVGDFVVLTVKEDPKFPARGLGFVVGLDKKAGKADIWIENEYRSSIDDPAEQEKGIVTRPLDVLEKPLEVFYEQIAKRNATGLAAVEKSEEQRKTSFDLFYEQLSSMNFVPAGRVLYGAGSDTEVTFFNCYVMPFVPDSREGISDHRKQVMEIMSRGGGVGTNGSTLRPRNTLARGVNGKSSGSVSWLDDIAKLTHLVEQGGSRRGAQMIMLADWHPDICEFIISKMQNPRILRYLLENTEEELIKKLANEKLKFKPLTPQEEAMYQGILNYRTIPGMGGFNEAILRDAEMKLRDGGTYTVHNPEFLTGANISVTLTDDFMKAVEEDADFELRFPAVENYSPEEMEIYNEEWHKVGDVREWERQGNEVRVYRTIKARALWNLINICATYSAEPGIFFIDNANKETNAKAYGQQVVATNPCGEQPLAPYSVCNLAAVNLAEMTDKETKTVDYDKLKETVRVGVRMQDNVIDSTPYFLEENKVQALGERRVGLGVMGLADLLIYCEKEYGSPEGNELVDKVFETIATTAYRESIELAKEKGSFPFLIGKDEAETKALREAFISTGYMKKMPEDIRQSVLEHGIRNSHLLTVAPTGSTGTMVGVSTGLEPYFSFTYYRSGRLGKFIEVKANIVEEYLKRNPQADPDHLPQWFVSSMSLSPEAHADVQCIIQRWIDSSISKTVNAPRGYSVKQVESVYERLYRGGAKGGTVYVDGSRDSQVLTLKAEENVMETAPMEEEIVEQRKVVLINTIQDLRSTNVTIGSEVGNTCPVCRQGTVEEIGGCNTCTNCNAQLKCGL; translated from the coding sequence ATGGTCATTGTTTCAAAGCACGAGGAACCGAAACTGGACAAGGCACAATTAAATGCGGATATTGCGAAATTTCCGCAGGTCCACCCGATTACGGACGATATGAAAATCGAACATAGTGGAGTTTCGCGACTTGTCATGATAGATAGATATTCTTTCAAGGATACCGAAAAGAAAACGTTGAAAGTGGGGGACTTCGTTGTCCTCACAGTGAAGGAAGATCCGAAATTTCCAGCACGCGGCTTAGGCTTTGTCGTAGGATTGGACAAAAAAGCAGGTAAGGCCGATATCTGGATCGAGAACGAATACAGATCCTCAATCGATGATCCTGCGGAACAGGAAAAAGGCATTGTTACAAGACCGCTCGATGTCCTTGAAAAGCCGCTCGAAGTTTTTTATGAGCAGATTGCTAAACGGAATGCGACTGGGCTGGCTGCTGTTGAGAAAAGCGAAGAACAACGGAAGACATCATTCGATCTGTTCTACGAGCAATTGTCCAGCATGAATTTCGTTCCTGCAGGGCGTGTTCTCTACGGTGCAGGTTCTGACACCGAAGTTACGTTTTTCAATTGTTACGTCATGCCGTTTGTTCCTGATTCCAGAGAAGGGATTTCAGATCACCGCAAACAAGTGATGGAAATCATGAGCCGTGGCGGCGGGGTCGGCACAAACGGTTCGACGCTGCGTCCGCGCAACACTTTGGCGCGTGGAGTGAATGGGAAATCATCCGGCTCTGTCTCCTGGTTGGACGATATTGCGAAATTGACACATTTGGTCGAACAAGGCGGCTCCAGACGAGGCGCACAAATGATTATGCTGGCTGACTGGCATCCCGATATTTGCGAGTTCATTATCTCTAAAATGCAGAATCCGCGGATCCTTCGCTATCTGTTAGAAAATACGGAAGAAGAATTGATTAAGAAGCTGGCGAACGAGAAGTTGAAGTTCAAACCATTGACGCCTCAAGAGGAAGCGATGTATCAGGGAATCTTGAACTATCGCACAATCCCGGGTATGGGCGGCTTCAATGAAGCGATCTTGCGCGATGCGGAAATGAAGCTTCGCGATGGCGGCACATATACGGTTCATAATCCTGAATTTTTAACAGGGGCGAATATTTCGGTGACATTGACAGATGACTTCATGAAAGCTGTTGAAGAAGATGCCGATTTTGAACTTCGCTTCCCGGCAGTGGAAAATTATTCACCTGAAGAGATGGAAATCTACAATGAGGAATGGCACAAAGTTGGAGATGTTCGGGAATGGGAAAGACAAGGCAATGAAGTGCGAGTCTACCGGACCATCAAAGCACGTGCTCTCTGGAATTTAATAAATATCTGTGCGACGTATTCCGCAGAACCTGGTATTTTCTTCATTGACAATGCAAACAAAGAGACGAATGCCAAAGCATACGGTCAACAAGTCGTCGCCACAAATCCTTGCGGAGAACAACCTCTTGCGCCTTATTCTGTCTGTAACCTTGCTGCGGTCAACTTGGCAGAAATGACCGATAAGGAAACGAAGACAGTCGATTATGACAAATTAAAAGAGACAGTCCGTGTCGGCGTCCGCATGCAGGATAATGTCATTGACTCTACGCCTTACTTCCTGGAGGAAAATAAAGTCCAAGCCCTTGGAGAGCGTCGGGTCGGTCTTGGTGTGATGGGTCTTGCCGATCTGTTGATCTACTGTGAAAAGGAATACGGTTCACCAGAAGGCAATGAGCTGGTGGATAAAGTATTTGAAACGATTGCGACAACAGCTTACCGTGAATCAATCGAATTGGCAAAAGAGAAGGGAAGCTTCCCGTTCCTGATCGGAAAGGACGAAGCGGAGACAAAGGCGTTGCGTGAAGCCTTCATCTCGACTGGCTATATGAAGAAAATGCCCGAAGACATTCGTCAATCCGTTCTGGAGCACGGCATCCGGAACTCGCATTTATTGACGGTGGCACCAACTGGATCCACAGGAACAATGGTCGGGGTGTCGACTGGTTTGGAGCCATATTTCTCCTTTACGTATTACCGCAGTGGACGTCTTGGAAAATTCATCGAAGTGAAAGCTAATATCGTGGAAGAGTATTTGAAACGGAATCCGCAAGCGGATCCTGATCATTTGCCGCAATGGTTCGTCTCTTCTATGAGTCTGTCACCGGAAGCTCATGCTGATGTTCAATGTATCATTCAGCGTTGGATCGACAGCTCGATCTCTAAAACGGTGAACGCTCCAAGAGGATACAGCGTGAAGCAAGTGGAAAGCGTCTATGAACGCCTGTACAGAGGGGGAGCAAAAGGCGGAACAGTCTACGTCGACGGCAGCCGTGATTCCCAAGTGCTGACGTTGAAAGCAGAAGAGAATGTAATGGAAACGGCGCCGATGGAAGAAGAAATCGTCGAGCAACGAAAAGTCGTTCTCATCAATACCATTCAAGATCTACGCTCCACCAACGTCACGATCGGTTCGGAAGTCGGGAACACATGCCCGGTATGCCGTCAAGGGACGGTAGAAGAAATCGGTGGATGCAATACATGCACCAATTGTAATGCCCAGCTAAAGTGTGGCTTGTAA
- a CDS encoding metallophosphoesterase family protein, with product MRIVYASDLHSNKELYHTLYELIYRENADELILGGDLFEHSRFIDEQFLFLHDFLIPFFKSTKIPISIIAGNTDIAVVFEELKKT from the coding sequence GTGAGAATAGTTTATGCATCAGATTTACATAGTAATAAGGAATTATATCACACATTATATGAGCTTATTTATAGAGAGAATGCTGATGAACTTATTTTAGGCGGGGATTTATTTGAACACTCAAGATTTATAGATGAGCAATTTCTTTTCTTACACGATTTTTTAATTCCTTTCTTTAAATCGACAAAGATCCCAATTTCCATAATAGCAGGAAATACAGATATAGCTGTTGTCTTTGAGGAACTGAAAAAAACTTAA
- a CDS encoding DUF1385 domain-containing protein, which yields MSKKQAAPAYGGQALIEGVMFGSRDHTVTAIRRKDSSLDYFYLPKKQKPLAQKLKKIPFLRGIVALIESAGIGSRHLTFASERYDVMPGEEVEQAPEESSKLAMILGVAAVGVLSFLFGKFAFTLVPVFLAQLFESLAPGKTAQILLESFFKLILLLGYVSLISMTPLIKRVFKYHGAEHKVINAYENGLPLTVENVQAQSRLHYRCGSSFLLFTVIVGMFIYFLVPTDPFWLRIVNRILLIPVVLGVSFEVLQFTNSLRNIPVLKYLGYPGLWLQLLTTKEPDDDQVEVAIASFNRLLEIEEHGIENVEVVETIADDHSSTIQAN from the coding sequence ATGAGCAAAAAGCAAGCAGCGCCTGCGTACGGAGGTCAAGCCTTGATAGAGGGTGTCATGTTCGGCAGCCGGGATCATACTGTTACCGCAATTCGCAGGAAAGATAGTTCCCTCGATTATTTCTATCTGCCCAAAAAACAAAAGCCACTTGCACAAAAATTGAAAAAGATCCCTTTCCTCCGTGGAATTGTCGCATTGATTGAATCTGCCGGGATTGGTTCGAGACATTTGACCTTTGCCAGCGAACGATATGATGTCATGCCTGGCGAGGAAGTTGAACAAGCACCGGAGGAATCGTCCAAACTGGCAATGATCCTTGGGGTTGCCGCTGTTGGTGTATTGTCCTTTCTATTTGGTAAATTCGCTTTCACTCTTGTCCCGGTCTTTCTGGCGCAATTGTTCGAATCTCTCGCTCCGGGCAAGACCGCGCAAATATTGTTGGAGAGTTTCTTCAAGTTAATCCTGCTTCTCGGGTATGTGTCGTTGATTTCTATGACACCGCTCATTAAACGGGTTTTCAAATACCATGGGGCGGAGCACAAAGTCATCAATGCTTACGAAAACGGACTTCCATTAACGGTTGAAAACGTACAGGCGCAATCCCGTCTCCATTACCGATGCGGCAGCAGCTTCTTGCTTTTTACCGTCATCGTAGGGATGTTCATCTATTTCCTCGTTCCGACCGACCCGTTCTGGCTGCGGATTGTCAATCGGATTCTCTTAATCCCTGTCGTACTTGGCGTGTCGTTTGAAGTCTTGCAATTCACCAACTCATTACGTAATATCCCGGTCTTAAAATACTTAGGATACCCCGGGTTATGGCTTCAATTGCTCACAACAAAAGAACCCGATGACGATCAAGTAGAAGTGGCAATTGCCTCCTTCAACCGGTTGCTCGAAATTGAAGAGCACGGCATCGAAAATGTTGAAGTTGTCGAGACTATTGCGGATGATCATTCTTCTACCATTCAAGCAAATTGA
- the aroQ gene encoding type II 3-dehydroquinate dehydratase → MKVLVLNGPNLNRLGKREPGIYGAETLEDVERKLRDAAADSLVELQFFQSNSEGALIDRIHDADDAGVDGIIFNPGAFTHYSIALRDAVASVNVPVIEVHISNIHSREAFRQTSVIAPVCIGQLSGFGTDGYELALQAFLLRGKGVTL, encoded by the coding sequence GTGAAAGTACTAGTTCTGAATGGACCGAATCTGAATCGGCTGGGAAAAAGAGAGCCGGGGATTTATGGGGCGGAAACGCTGGAAGATGTTGAACGCAAGTTGCGTGATGCTGCGGCCGATTCCCTAGTGGAACTCCAGTTTTTCCAGTCGAATTCGGAGGGTGCCTTGATTGATCGTATCCATGATGCGGATGATGCAGGGGTCGATGGCATCATTTTTAATCCCGGTGCTTTCACTCATTACAGCATCGCGTTGCGTGACGCGGTGGCATCGGTCAATGTACCGGTCATCGAGGTCCATATTTCAAACATACATAGCCGGGAAGCATTTCGACAGACGTCTGTCATCGCCCCAGTTTGCATCGGCCAACTATCGGGCTTTGGGACAGATGGATACGAACTTGCCCTCCAGGCGTTCCTTCTCCGTGGAAAAGGGGTTACACTATGA
- a CDS encoding Xaa-Pro peptidase family protein, giving the protein MKLAKLRELLKEKGVDALLVTNPYNRRYITGFTGTAGVAVISNEDAVFITDFRYTEQAAKQVSGFRIVKHEKTIIEEVAEQVKSMNIQTLGFEKDDVSFGMYELYKEKVVAELRPVSGIIETLRLVKTPEEIEILKQAAKIADDAFAHICTFIKPGVTELEVSNELEMFMRKQGAESSSFSTIVASGIRGALPHGVASDKVIESGDLVTLDYGALYNGYISDITRTVAVGEPSAQLKEIYEVTRVAQQLALEQIKPGMTGIEADAIARDYIKSKGYGDAFGHSTGHGIGLEVHEGPALSFRSETVLVPNMAVTVEPGIYLPGIGGVRIEDDIIMTETGNERLTHSPKELIIL; this is encoded by the coding sequence ATGAAACTGGCGAAACTGAGAGAGTTGTTGAAAGAAAAAGGGGTAGACGCTTTACTCGTCACCAATCCATACAACCGGCGGTATATCACTGGATTCACCGGAACTGCCGGTGTTGCAGTCATTTCCAACGAGGATGCCGTTTTTATCACGGATTTCCGCTACACTGAACAGGCAGCCAAGCAAGTATCGGGCTTCCGTATCGTAAAACACGAAAAAACGATCATTGAAGAAGTTGCCGAACAAGTGAAGTCAATGAACATCCAGACACTTGGGTTCGAGAAGGATGATGTTTCATTCGGCATGTATGAATTGTATAAAGAAAAAGTGGTCGCAGAATTACGTCCTGTCTCAGGTATTATTGAGACACTTCGGTTGGTGAAAACGCCTGAAGAGATTGAAATTCTCAAGCAGGCTGCCAAAATTGCCGATGATGCATTCGCTCACATTTGTACGTTTATCAAGCCAGGTGTGACAGAACTCGAAGTGTCAAACGAACTCGAGATGTTCATGCGGAAACAAGGGGCAGAGTCTTCTTCTTTCTCTACCATTGTCGCTTCTGGTATCCGGGGTGCACTGCCGCATGGCGTGGCTTCCGATAAAGTGATTGAGTCAGGTGACTTAGTGACACTTGATTATGGTGCATTGTATAATGGATATATTTCTGATATCACACGGACGGTAGCAGTTGGGGAACCGTCTGCGCAATTGAAGGAAATATATGAGGTGACGCGGGTTGCCCAGCAATTGGCTTTGGAACAGATCAAACCGGGTATGACAGGTATTGAAGCGGATGCCATTGCACGCGATTATATCAAGTCAAAAGGATACGGAGATGCATTCGGCCATTCTACAGGACACGGAATCGGCTTGGAAGTGCATGAAGGACCTGCATTGTCGTTCCGTTCGGAAACAGTGCTCGTGCCGAATATGGCCGTAACAGTCGAACCGGGTATTTACTTGCCGGGCATCGGAGGCGTCCGGATCGAGGATGATATCATCATGACGGAAACAGGCAATGAACGTTTGACACATTCACCAAAAGAATTAATTATCCTATAA
- the efp gene encoding elongation factor P: MISVNEFKTGLTIEVDGDIWRVIDFQHVKPGKGAAFVRSKLRNLRSGNVNEKTFRAGEKVEKAQIDNRRMQYLYANGDDHVFMDNESYEQIELSSNQIEEELKYLKENMEVHIVSYKDEVLGVELPSTVTLEVVETEPGIKGDTASGGSKPAKMETGLVVQVPFFVNTGDKLIINTEEGEYVSRA; the protein is encoded by the coding sequence ATGATTTCAGTAAACGAATTTAAAACAGGTTTGACAATTGAAGTGGACGGGGATATTTGGCGTGTTATTGATTTTCAACATGTTAAACCAGGCAAGGGCGCAGCATTCGTACGTTCTAAATTACGTAACCTTCGTTCCGGCAACGTGAATGAGAAAACATTCCGCGCGGGTGAGAAAGTCGAAAAGGCCCAAATCGACAACCGCCGCATGCAATACCTGTATGCAAACGGGGATGACCATGTATTCATGGACAATGAATCCTACGAACAAATCGAGCTGTCTTCCAATCAGATCGAAGAAGAATTGAAATACTTGAAAGAAAACATGGAAGTCCATATCGTCTCTTACAAAGATGAAGTACTAGGTGTCGAGCTTCCATCGACTGTTACGTTGGAAGTCGTAGAAACAGAACCAGGTATCAAAGGAGATACAGCGAGTGGCGGTTCAAAACCTGCCAAAATGGAAACAGGCCTCGTCGTTCAAGTTCCGTTCTTTGTCAATACTGGTGATAAACTTATCATCAACACTGAAGAAGGCGAGTACGTCTCAAGAGCATAA
- a CDS encoding SpoIIIAC/SpoIIIAD family protein: protein MELSDLLRIAGIGLVIGFLHVFFEQTGKKEFSFFLFFLAYIYIAVEMLRFLRIFFAEISDFFQWLSLAM, encoded by the coding sequence TTGGAATTGAGTGACTTATTGAGGATTGCGGGGATTGGTCTCGTCATCGGTTTTCTACATGTATTTTTTGAGCAGACCGGAAAAAAGGAATTCTCGTTTTTCCTTTTCTTCCTTGCTTATATATACATTGCCGTTGAAATGCTCCGTTTCCTGCGAATCTTTTTCGCAGAGATTTCCGATTTTTTCCAATGGCTTTCGCTGGCGATGTAG
- a CDS encoding SpoIIIAC/SpoIIIAD family protein has product MFTLFQIIVIYVVLLIVAYVAPGLKPILYAAIFFILLLYIFSMFLLPFSQTIIELFGIVPGPYVKLLVGSALLFVLSETVAMHIREEGYGSIASLSQLAMKIVILTLWIPHLKAMIETLSSLITK; this is encoded by the coding sequence ATGTTCACATTATTCCAGATCATTGTCATCTATGTTGTCTTGCTCATTGTGGCATATGTAGCTCCGGGCTTAAAACCAATCCTATATGCCGCCATCTTTTTCATCCTTCTGCTGTATATCTTCAGTATGTTCCTGTTGCCTTTCAGTCAAACCATCATTGAATTATTCGGTATTGTGCCCGGCCCCTACGTCAAATTGCTTGTCGGCAGCGCCCTGCTTTTCGTGCTCTCGGAAACGGTGGCGATGCATATTAGGGAGGAAGGGTACGGGTCCATCGCTTCATTATCCCAGTTGGCGATGAAGATTGTCATTTTGACATTATGGATTCCACATTTGAAAGCAATGATTGAAACACTTTCTTCACTAATCACTAAATGA
- a CDS encoding stage III sporulation protein AE — MLSFLLSVVGTVLSSFIVVLLATFIVLLLDFLFPSFSKWTRLLLFIVVISVVLRPAFDQFIAIRDITHTVAMTFISVYPLLTASIMASGGTFGLLNFQPAMLLFANGIVVLSEKLLIPILAAALLFDLLSRLQPAMAFTKLSELLRTGLLGAVSAIVAAYAIFITTGGTMSWALSGVTSEPIKELIKQNIPLIGSLMTDSLGAMGRYTSGASVFIGGWLIMTIWTVALLPTLKTLVTAFLYRWTAALIEPFANEDITGTLDDIGKTLFVLCAISFLVAFAFIYTAIFSIILIKLMTSVK, encoded by the coding sequence ATGTTGTCATTTTTGTTATCTGTTGTTGGAACGGTGCTGTCCTCTTTCATTGTCGTTTTGCTTGCGACGTTCATCGTCCTGCTGCTCGATTTTCTTTTTCCTTCCTTTTCCAAATGGACGAGGCTATTGCTTTTTATCGTGGTCATCTCGGTTGTGCTGCGTCCTGCCTTTGATCAATTTATCGCGATCCGCGATATTACCCATACTGTCGCTATGACTTTCATTTCAGTCTATCCACTGCTTACGGCGAGTATTATGGCATCCGGCGGAACGTTCGGTCTTCTTAATTTCCAGCCGGCCATGCTGCTGTTTGCGAACGGCATCGTGGTCTTATCTGAAAAGCTCTTGATTCCTATACTGGCTGCGGCACTTCTATTCGACCTCCTATCCAGACTGCAGCCGGCAATGGCTTTCACAAAGTTGTCGGAATTGCTGCGAACAGGCCTGCTCGGTGCGGTATCCGCCATTGTTGCGGCCTATGCCATTTTCATTACAACAGGCGGCACGATGTCTTGGGCATTATCCGGTGTCACTAGCGAACCAATCAAAGAGTTGATCAAGCAGAATATCCCGCTGATCGGGTCGCTAATGACCGATAGTCTAGGAGCGATGGGAAGGTATACATCAGGTGCCAGTGTCTTCATAGGAGGCTGGTTGATCATGACCATATGGACAGTGGCCCTGCTGCCGACACTTAAGACGTTAGTGACAGCCTTTCTCTATCGATGGACAGCCGCTCTAATCGAACCGTTTGCCAATGAAGATATTACCGGGACCCTCGATGATATCGGGAAGACGCTTTTCGTGTTATGTGCGATTTCCTTCTTAGTCGCATTTGCATTCATCTATACAGCGATCTTTTCGATTATCCTCATCAAATTGATGACAAGTGTGAAATGA
- a CDS encoding SpoIIIAH-like family protein — translation MKANKRTVWFLTLLSLVAVISIYYLNREAPMPFDGLAIFGDKNSDAITLTSTQDETKPVFAESVLFEEMRMQVQDERSKLKEQLQAKTLSSDYTVEEKNEAYNALEDLTKQTSAEALMEMQIKALGYPEVFVRKEDGRVEVTVLSQEGHSKELADEITKYIMASWDDTGTVKVDFTGN, via the coding sequence TTGAAAGCGAATAAACGAACAGTGTGGTTTTTAACTCTACTTAGCCTCGTAGCGGTCATCTCCATCTATTATTTGAATAGAGAAGCGCCGATGCCTTTTGATGGACTTGCGATTTTTGGAGATAAAAATTCGGATGCCATTACATTGACCAGCACGCAAGATGAAACGAAGCCAGTCTTTGCCGAGTCTGTCCTATTTGAAGAAATGCGGATGCAAGTCCAAGACGAGCGAAGCAAGTTGAAGGAGCAATTGCAGGCAAAGACACTCTCCTCGGATTATACCGTCGAGGAAAAGAATGAAGCATATAATGCGTTGGAGGATTTAACGAAGCAAACGTCAGCTGAAGCCTTAATGGAAATGCAAATTAAAGCGTTAGGTTATCCGGAAGTGTTTGTCCGGAAAGAGGACGGGCGAGTCGAAGTGACTGTTCTATCTCAAGAGGGACATTCCAAAGAGTTGGCGGATGAAATCACGAAATACATCATGGCCAGCTGGGACGATACAGGCACGGTGAAGGTAGACTTCACAGGAAACTGA
- the accB gene encoding acetyl-CoA carboxylase biotin carboxyl carrier protein has translation MLKIQEIREIIKLIDQSSIEKFTFESEGTKIKLEKAGIQQVVQAPQAPITEQAPLQQPVAEQSKEVPAAATQVENKEQQPAAAPIEQVQEDASLHKITSPMVGTFYKAASPDADPYVQKGDKVKSESVVCIVEAMKLFNEIEAEVSGEIVEVLVEDGQLVEYGQPLFLVKEN, from the coding sequence ATGTTAAAAATTCAAGAAATTCGTGAAATAATTAAATTGATTGATCAATCATCTATTGAAAAATTTACATTTGAATCTGAAGGTACGAAAATTAAACTTGAAAAAGCTGGCATCCAACAAGTCGTCCAAGCACCGCAAGCGCCGATAACTGAGCAAGCGCCTTTGCAGCAGCCAGTAGCGGAACAGTCGAAAGAAGTACCAGCAGCCGCAACACAAGTGGAAAACAAAGAACAACAACCAGCAGCCGCCCCGATTGAACAAGTTCAAGAGGATGCCTCGCTGCACAAGATCACTTCCCCGATGGTCGGAACATTCTACAAAGCTGCCTCGCCGGATGCAGATCCATATGTCCAAAAAGGCGATAAAGTAAAATCGGAATCGGTTGTTTGCATCGTCGAGGCGATGAAACTGTTCAACGAAATCGAAGCCGAAGTTTCCGGAGAAATCGTGGAGGTTCTTGTGGAAGATGGGCAGCTCGTCGAATACGGACAACCTCTCTTCCTCGTCAAAGAGAATTGA